The following proteins come from a genomic window of Heyndrickxia acidicola:
- the fliD gene encoding flagellar filament capping protein FliD: MVNPVSSSSSSSGSVASQYSGLMRVNGLASGMDIDGMVSQLMKAESVPLDGMKQNQQILEWQRDDYRSMYSSLQDLDTTTFNGITMQSTFDQKTVTSSDDSTVSATAVNSISNVSTQISVGNLATSASWKSNGTTFNYTPGTNQTLNFSVTDPGSTTPRNVTISISSTDQISDVIQKFNNSTLGVSAMMGTIDGQANTIVLSNNQTGAGGSIIGSDAATNAFMKSLGFSPDATGALHGTALTPAKPAVYGDVAGTNATAAIWKGGTINYTPGNNQTLSFSVTDPGATSPRNVTISISSTDQISDVIQKFNNSNLGVSAAMQGNTIVLTNNQNGAGGSIVGNDTATNAFMQTLGFNPDATGTLHGVVLTPATPAVNGDIAGTDASVTINGYTMTEKSNNFTINGINYTIKGQTAPGTSVSISTQTDVDSIFTAIKGFVDKYNSTISTINAKISEKRDRDYPPLTDDQKAAMTSDQITNWNNQAQMGMIANDPTLTSCLSNMRQNLYSPVTGNNVTSGFTQLSQIGITTSPDYTQNGALVIDEATLREKIQENPQAIYQLFNSDNSASSGNDGTSNSEGLARRLRDSISSASNQLLNVAGTTSEVDSQYTIGQQLTDIGTQITDFQSKLSGIENRYYSQFSAMEQAMEQANQQSGYISSMLSSGG, translated from the coding sequence ATGGTAAACCCAGTAAGCAGCAGTAGTTCAAGCAGCGGTTCGGTCGCTAGCCAATACAGCGGATTAATGCGTGTAAATGGTTTAGCCAGCGGAATGGATATTGACGGAATGGTCAGCCAATTAATGAAGGCTGAAAGTGTCCCGTTAGATGGCATGAAACAAAATCAGCAAATACTGGAGTGGCAGCGTGATGATTATCGCAGCATGTATTCATCGCTGCAAGATTTAGATACAACCACTTTTAATGGAATTACTATGCAATCTACTTTTGATCAAAAAACAGTTACAAGTTCGGATGATTCCACAGTATCTGCAACCGCTGTAAATTCCATCAGCAATGTGTCCACACAGATTAGTGTAGGGAATTTGGCGACATCAGCTTCATGGAAAAGCAATGGTACGACGTTTAATTATACGCCAGGCACAAATCAAACGCTTAATTTCTCTGTAACAGACCCAGGCTCCACTACACCAAGAAATGTCACGATTTCCATTTCTTCTACAGATCAGATTAGTGACGTCATACAAAAATTCAACAATTCCACGCTTGGCGTTTCAGCGATGATGGGAACGATTGATGGGCAAGCCAATACAATTGTTTTATCAAATAATCAGACTGGTGCTGGCGGATCAATAATTGGAAGTGATGCGGCGACAAATGCTTTTATGAAATCTCTTGGTTTTAGTCCAGATGCAACTGGAGCTTTACATGGTACAGCTTTGACACCTGCTAAACCTGCTGTTTATGGAGATGTTGCAGGCACTAATGCAACGGCGGCCATCTGGAAAGGCGGTACTATTAACTATACTCCGGGTAATAATCAAACTCTTTCTTTTTCCGTAACAGATCCAGGAGCTACTTCACCAAGAAATGTCACGATTTCTATTTCATCTACAGATCAGATTAGTGACGTTATTCAAAAATTTAACAATTCTAATCTTGGTGTCTCTGCTGCGATGCAAGGGAATACAATTGTTTTAACGAATAATCAGAACGGAGCAGGAGGATCTATAGTAGGAAATGATACGGCGACAAATGCTTTTATGCAAACTCTTGGTTTTAACCCAGATGCAACTGGAACTTTACATGGTGTAGTTTTGACACCAGCTACACCTGCTGTGAATGGCGATATTGCAGGTACAGATGCATCCGTCACAATCAACGGCTATACAATGACAGAGAAATCGAATAACTTTACGATTAACGGAATTAATTACACGATAAAAGGTCAAACAGCTCCTGGAACATCGGTATCCATTTCTACACAAACGGACGTTGACTCTATTTTTACCGCAATTAAGGGCTTTGTAGATAAATATAATTCTACAATCAGTACGATCAATGCTAAAATTTCTGAAAAACGTGACCGTGACTATCCACCGTTAACGGATGATCAAAAGGCTGCTATGACGAGTGACCAAATTACAAATTGGAATAACCAGGCGCAAATGGGGATGATTGCGAATGATCCTACTCTGACAAGCTGCTTATCAAACATGCGCCAAAATCTTTATTCGCCTGTTACTGGTAATAATGTAACATCGGGTTTTACCCAATTATCCCAAATTGGTATTACGACATCACCTGATTATACTCAAAATGGTGCACTCGTAATAGACGAAGCGACATTGAGGGAAAAAATTCAAGAAAACCCGCAGGCTATCTATCAGCTTTTTAATAGTGATAATTCTGCTAGCAGTGGGAATGATGGCACTTCTAATTCCGAGGGACTTGCCAGGCGTTTGCGGGATTCTATTTCTTCTGCCTCCAATCAACTTCTGAATGTAGCAGGAACGACGTCCGAAGTAGACAGTCAGTATACGATAGGTCAGCAATTAACAGATATAGGAACACAAATAACCGATTTTCAGTCAAAGCTATCGGGTATTGAAAATCGATATTACAGCCAGTTTTCGGCAATGGAGCAAGCAATGGAGCAAGCAAACCAGCAAAGTGGCTATATTTCCTCTATGCTAAGCAGCGGAGGATGA
- the fliS gene encoding flagellar export chaperone FliS: MSINNPYQTYQTNSVFSAPPGELTLMLYNGCLKFIKQAHLAIQNKNIEQKNKSLQAAQNIILELMSTLNMDMDVSKQLMPLYDFIYRQLIQANLRNDLTVLTEAERLVTEFRDMWKEVIQINKQKQTSQGGQA, translated from the coding sequence ATGTCTATTAATAATCCATACCAGACCTATCAAACCAATTCTGTTTTTAGCGCGCCGCCTGGTGAGCTAACACTTATGCTTTATAACGGATGTTTGAAATTTATTAAACAGGCTCATCTAGCCATTCAAAATAAAAATATTGAGCAGAAAAATAAGAGTCTTCAGGCTGCCCAAAACATTATTCTGGAACTCATGAGTACATTGAATATGGATATGGATGTATCCAAACAATTAATGCCATTATACGATTTTATCTACCGTCAGCTTATCCAAGCAAACTTGCGTAATGATTTGACTGTTCTGACCGAGGCGGAAAGACTCGTCACAGAATTCCGCGATATGTGGAAAGAAGTCATCCAAATTAACAAGCAGAAACAAACAAGCCAAGGCGGTCAAGCCTAG
- a CDS encoding late competence development ComFB family protein: MPVYNVMEEMVQNVLDKFKDQLHLACDCERCLDDVKALSLNHLPPKYVSNEKRSPFVRVEYTADYQGVANILSAVTQAAEVVSKNKRCNN; the protein is encoded by the coding sequence ATGCCAGTCTACAACGTGATGGAAGAAATGGTTCAAAATGTGCTGGATAAGTTTAAGGATCAGCTTCACCTAGCGTGCGATTGTGAGCGCTGTCTGGATGATGTGAAGGCCCTGTCTCTCAATCATTTGCCGCCGAAGTATGTTTCCAATGAAAAGCGGAGTCCTTTTGTACGGGTGGAATATACCGCAGATTATCAGGGCGTCGCCAATATTCTGAGTGCCGTCACACAGGCAGCAGAGGTCGTTTCTAAAAACAAGCGCTGTAATAACTAG
- a CDS encoding efflux RND transporter permease subunit produces MKKIIQALSQRLILLSVMVALLFVWGIYSASQMKTEYLPQINNPILMVTWKTPAESTDGAVSQAEESLLASLKEVEGLESIQSTNYPQGLFASLTFPQSTNIDQAEKNIQAAVQQVSLPAGASKPEITRIGSDSFPFMEISSTTESGTGTADALLQQLGQIQGIKKIDTTGNGQTGYLITLDNQKLLAHGLRFEDVQNSLQTATSLLPEGKVVTKNLQLQLQVKGTADQKTELENTVIHTPNQKSVLLKDVASVEKGPINVQTLARTNGKPSVILDLYKTSAADVTRISQQAEKKLQSYQQAHPEEKLTVLSNQGQTVSHAINGLWKEGLLGCFFSMLCVFLFFREWRATLAIAFTLPICFLSSVSILYAMGITLNLLTASGLIVAMGRVVDDSIVVLDNMYRRLERNGSYSFDLLAASVKEMVPAVVSSTLTTIAVYLPLTLTGTMVGQAFFGLAWAVTISLVCSLVVSLLVLPPYAAFTWKNRFFNAAPQTERWAIPLLQKAWPKRQWWFGGMAAALVLAAVGAFFLPVNVLPRTHAQDLNIQVEAPEGSTLDQVNGDVRALESLLQQHQEIKTYASTAGSSFTPAFDDVFDQAGGWIQQPNVANVYVTPKPGVNVDQLTALIKDDIKKLNSGAIYTVTNQQIAGDDSRVTLTLSGGSSQELAKAAGLVKGKLQMINGLQIYSDGEQADQMNYTVELNDDKIKALGLDRQAIADRLETFIDKQADVQLTTENTSSLPIELHKPSAVSLSYAQGVDPEQEWLMQLGRVSFKSKTGKTVRLEDIASLNVDTASITSEQDGQPIAVVTGNILTNDIDGVTGKINETLVKLQLPKGIHVEFGGIPQQVEQMIWSISFAGIISILLVVIIISSIFKGIRTPIAVLSSLPFALVGSVALLVIFKQSWNLGALVGLVMLIGIVATNGIVLVDRLERLRNEGRPLQRLILEGTASRVRPIFVTAATTILTLLPLTFSGQSDTLISQSLGLVVVGGMITSTLTSLLVVPTIYHWLWNSVDKSKVRGRIRRIEA; encoded by the coding sequence ATGAAAAAAATCATTCAAGCCCTTTCCCAGCGGTTAATCCTCCTTTCGGTGATGGTTGCCCTTTTATTTGTTTGGGGGATTTATTCCGCCAGCCAAATGAAGACAGAATACCTCCCGCAAATCAACAATCCCATTCTAATGGTCACCTGGAAAACACCTGCCGAAAGCACGGACGGCGCAGTCAGCCAGGCGGAAGAGAGCCTTTTAGCCTCTTTAAAGGAAGTAGAGGGCCTCGAGTCCATTCAATCCACCAACTATCCGCAGGGTCTTTTTGCAAGCCTTACGTTTCCGCAAAGCACCAATATCGACCAGGCGGAAAAAAACATTCAAGCAGCTGTACAGCAGGTTTCCCTTCCTGCGGGTGCCAGCAAGCCGGAAATTACCCGCATCGGCTCGGACTCTTTTCCGTTCATGGAAATCAGCTCCACAACAGAGTCAGGAACCGGCACCGCGGACGCTCTTTTGCAGCAGCTCGGCCAGATTCAAGGAATCAAAAAAATCGATACAACCGGCAATGGCCAAACAGGCTACCTCATTACACTCGATAATCAAAAGCTTTTAGCGCATGGCCTTCGCTTTGAAGATGTACAGAACTCCCTGCAAACCGCTACGAGTCTTTTACCAGAGGGCAAGGTCGTGACGAAAAACCTTCAGCTCCAGCTTCAGGTGAAAGGAACAGCCGACCAAAAAACCGAGCTTGAAAATACCGTAATACATACGCCGAACCAAAAATCAGTCCTTTTAAAGGATGTGGCATCGGTTGAAAAAGGCCCGATCAATGTTCAAACGTTAGCCCGAACCAACGGAAAGCCAAGTGTCATCCTGGATCTGTATAAAACAAGTGCTGCCGATGTCACCAGGATTAGCCAGCAGGCAGAAAAAAAGCTCCAAAGCTATCAGCAGGCTCATCCTGAGGAAAAGCTGACCGTGTTGTCCAACCAGGGCCAAACCGTTTCCCATGCCATTAACGGACTATGGAAAGAAGGCCTGCTCGGCTGTTTCTTCTCGATGCTTTGTGTTTTCCTTTTTTTCCGGGAATGGCGCGCCACGCTGGCGATTGCCTTTACCCTTCCCATTTGCTTTCTCTCATCAGTTTCCATCCTTTATGCCATGGGGATCACCTTGAACCTTTTAACGGCTTCCGGCTTAATCGTGGCAATGGGCCGTGTCGTGGATGACTCGATTGTTGTGCTGGATAATATGTACCGCAGGCTTGAACGAAACGGCAGCTATTCCTTTGACCTTTTGGCAGCTTCGGTGAAAGAAATGGTACCTGCAGTGGTTTCCTCTACTCTGACTACCATTGCCGTCTACCTGCCCTTAACCTTAACAGGCACCATGGTCGGGCAGGCCTTTTTCGGACTGGCATGGGCCGTTACGATTTCGCTCGTCTGTTCGCTTGTCGTATCGTTATTGGTGCTGCCTCCGTATGCTGCGTTTACCTGGAAGAATCGCTTTTTCAATGCGGCTCCCCAAACGGAACGATGGGCCATTCCCTTGTTGCAAAAAGCCTGGCCGAAACGCCAATGGTGGTTTGGCGGGATGGCTGCAGCCCTTGTTTTAGCAGCTGTCGGAGCGTTTTTTCTTCCGGTCAACGTGCTTCCGCGCACACACGCCCAGGATTTGAATATCCAGGTGGAGGCACCGGAGGGTTCAACGCTCGATCAAGTGAATGGAGATGTGCGTGCGTTGGAATCGCTGCTTCAGCAGCATCAGGAAATTAAGACGTATGCATCCACAGCCGGCTCCTCGTTCACTCCTGCTTTCGATGATGTTTTTGACCAGGCAGGCGGATGGATTCAGCAGCCGAACGTCGCCAATGTGTACGTCACGCCGAAGCCGGGAGTCAATGTCGACCAGCTGACGGCTCTCATCAAGGATGACATTAAAAAGCTGAATTCAGGCGCCATTTATACGGTCACCAACCAGCAAATTGCCGGCGATGATTCGCGTGTTACGCTGACGTTATCCGGCGGCAGTTCCCAAGAGCTCGCAAAGGCTGCAGGCCTTGTAAAAGGAAAGCTGCAAATGATCAATGGCCTGCAAATATACAGTGATGGAGAACAGGCGGACCAAATGAACTACACTGTCGAGCTGAACGATGACAAAATAAAGGCACTCGGACTGGACAGGCAGGCCATTGCCGACCGGCTCGAAACCTTTATCGACAAGCAGGCGGATGTTCAATTGACAACTGAGAATACTTCATCCCTGCCAATCGAGCTCCACAAGCCTTCCGCTGTTTCACTTTCTTATGCCCAAGGCGTGGACCCTGAACAGGAATGGCTCATGCAGCTTGGCCGTGTCTCATTTAAAAGTAAAACAGGAAAAACGGTACGCCTTGAAGACATTGCCTCCCTCAACGTAGATACCGCTTCGATTACGAGTGAACAAGACGGACAGCCAATTGCGGTTGTAACGGGGAATATTTTAACGAATGATATCGACGGAGTGACAGGAAAAATCAACGAAACCCTCGTTAAGCTCCAGTTGCCAAAAGGCATCCATGTGGAATTCGGCGGCATCCCTCAGCAGGTCGAGCAAATGATCTGGTCAATCAGCTTTGCAGGCATCATCTCGATCCTGCTTGTGGTAATCATCATTTCAAGCATCTTTAAAGGAATTCGGACACCAATTGCCGTGCTGTCATCCCTGCCGTTTGCCCTGGTCGGATCCGTTGCCCTGTTAGTAATCTTTAAACAGTCCTGGAATTTGGGTGCTCTCGTGGGACTGGTCATGCTGATTGGAATTGTTGCGACAAACGGAATAGTCCTGGTCGACCGGCTGGAGCGCTTGCGAAATGAAGGCAGGCCGCTGCAGCGCTTAATCTTGGAGGGCACAGCAAGCCGGGTGCGTCCGATTTTCGTAACGGCAGCCACCACCATTTTAACGCTCTTGCCCCTGACATTTTCAGGCCAATCGGATACGCTGATATCGCAGTCGCTCGGGCTGGTAGTCGTCGGCGGAATGATCACCTCAACACTCACAAGTCTTCTCGTGGTGCCGACGATTTATCATTGGCTGTGGAATTCTGTGGATAAGTCGAAGGTGCGGGGACGGATTCGGAGGATAGAAGCTTAA
- a CDS encoding bifunctional YncE family protein/alkaline phosphatase family protein → MKRKTVIAAAVAALTLTTSSAYAAMHMSRTPGPKGMNTGITPHNTALTPAGQQIKLGDFPMGGALSPDGRYFVVSNDGQGTQSLQVVDTKTNKIVHTAEYTSPESLYLGVAFSPDGKTLYASAGGNNKIRQYRFSGGHLFEKSPIMLTDTKNSNFYPAGISVSPDGTSLYVANNLDNSVSKVDIATGKIAQTVSVGKNPYSAFLTKDGKNLYVTNWGESSVTVLDPATLQVKKTITTGLHPNAIAENPLTGDIYVTNTDDDSVSIINGQSQNVVQTLNLKPFQQKETGSQPDALTVSKDGKTLYVANAGNNDVAVVDLSAKKAKVKGLIPTAWYPTGVYQNHNKLMVTNAKGLGAGPNDQGQYIGSMIEGTLSVINTPDSRQLTRYTKQVQQNMDENEKASKSGNNPIPFTPSGKSPIKHVIYIIKENRTYDQVFGDLGKGNGDPSLTGFGKNVTPNLHKLANQFVTLDNFYANAEISAQGHNWATGAIANDYVEKNWMANYSGRNRGYDFEGDNQSAYPKAGFLWDDAQRSGVSFRDYGEFTNFDPTKKQWVATDPSIGDRFDPNFAGWNLDLSDLGRQSEWEKEFNDFVKNDNLPQMEIVRFGNDHTYGTKVGALTPESMVAQNDEAVGRLVDAVSHSKYWKDTAIFITEDDAQNGWDHVDAHRTESLVISPYTQTGKVDSTFYDTTSMIRSMELILGMKPMSQFDASAVPMFNSFTNKSDFTVYNHEEPKISLTQKNGVNTPGAQISNKLDFSRADHANETQLNKVLWEKTMKGKKMPKLNQQNQ, encoded by the coding sequence ATGAAACGAAAGACTGTAATTGCTGCCGCTGTGGCTGCCCTTACACTTACTACCAGTTCTGCCTATGCAGCGATGCACATGAGCCGCACGCCCGGTCCCAAGGGGATGAATACAGGGATTACCCCGCATAATACCGCCTTAACCCCAGCCGGTCAACAAATCAAGCTTGGCGATTTTCCCATGGGCGGGGCATTGAGTCCGGATGGCCGGTATTTCGTTGTCTCGAATGACGGCCAGGGAACGCAATCCCTCCAGGTCGTCGATACAAAAACGAATAAAATCGTCCACACCGCTGAATACACATCCCCAGAATCCTTATATCTTGGCGTTGCATTCAGTCCTGACGGGAAAACGCTATATGCCTCAGCAGGCGGCAACAACAAGATTCGTCAATACCGCTTTTCCGGCGGACACCTTTTTGAGAAAAGTCCGATCATGTTAACCGATACCAAAAACTCAAACTTCTATCCTGCCGGCATCTCTGTGTCTCCAGACGGCACTTCCCTTTATGTCGCCAACAATCTGGATAACTCGGTGTCCAAGGTAGATATTGCCACCGGAAAGATTGCCCAAACCGTTTCGGTTGGAAAAAATCCATATTCCGCTTTCCTTACAAAGGATGGCAAAAATCTTTATGTCACCAACTGGGGTGAAAGCAGCGTAACGGTTCTGGATCCTGCCACCCTGCAGGTGAAGAAAACCATCACGACAGGCCTTCATCCAAATGCCATTGCGGAAAACCCGCTAACAGGCGATATCTATGTAACCAATACAGATGACGATTCTGTATCGATTATCAATGGCCAGTCGCAAAACGTGGTACAAACACTGAACCTTAAACCTTTTCAACAAAAGGAAACTGGAAGCCAGCCGGACGCTTTGACTGTATCAAAGGACGGCAAAACCCTTTATGTCGCCAATGCCGGCAATAACGATGTAGCGGTTGTCGACCTTTCAGCGAAGAAGGCAAAGGTTAAAGGGCTAATTCCAACGGCCTGGTATCCAACTGGCGTCTACCAGAATCACAATAAACTGATGGTCACCAATGCCAAAGGGCTGGGCGCCGGTCCCAATGATCAGGGACAGTATATCGGCAGCATGATTGAAGGCACCCTTTCTGTCATCAATACGCCGGATAGCCGCCAGCTCACCCGCTACACGAAGCAGGTTCAGCAGAATATGGATGAAAACGAAAAGGCAAGCAAAAGCGGCAATAATCCGATTCCGTTCACACCATCCGGGAAGTCACCGATCAAGCACGTCATCTATATCATTAAAGAAAATCGCACCTACGACCAGGTGTTTGGCGATTTAGGAAAAGGAAACGGCGACCCTAGCTTAACCGGCTTTGGCAAAAACGTGACCCCTAACCTGCACAAGCTAGCAAACCAGTTTGTCACACTCGACAATTTCTATGCCAATGCAGAAATCAGTGCACAAGGCCACAACTGGGCAACAGGTGCCATCGCGAACGATTATGTGGAAAAGAACTGGATGGCAAACTATTCAGGACGAAACCGCGGCTATGACTTTGAAGGCGACAATCAAAGCGCCTATCCAAAAGCAGGTTTCCTATGGGATGATGCTCAACGCTCCGGGGTTTCCTTCCGCGACTACGGAGAGTTCACGAACTTCGACCCAACTAAGAAGCAATGGGTGGCAACAGATCCAAGCATCGGCGACCGTTTTGACCCGAATTTCGCCGGCTGGAACCTTGATCTTTCTGACCTTGGCCGCCAATCCGAATGGGAAAAGGAATTCAATGATTTTGTAAAAAATGACAACCTGCCGCAAATGGAAATCGTCCGCTTCGGAAATGACCATACTTACGGCACAAAGGTAGGCGCCTTAACACCTGAATCGATGGTGGCGCAAAATGATGAAGCGGTTGGAAGGCTGGTCGACGCGGTCAGCCACTCGAAATACTGGAAGGACACCGCTATCTTTATCACCGAGGACGATGCTCAAAACGGTTGGGATCATGTGGATGCACATCGAACCGAATCGCTTGTCATAAGCCCATATACGCAAACAGGAAAAGTGGACAGCACCTTCTACGATACCACTTCGATGATCCGTTCCATGGAGCTGATCCTGGGCATGAAGCCGATGTCCCAATTCGATGCATCCGCTGTACCGATGTTCAATTCTTTTACAAACAAGTCGGACTTCACAGTCTACAATCATGAAGAACCAAAAATTTCACTGACGCAGAAAAACGGTGTCAACACGCCTGGCGCCCAAATTTCAAACAAGCTTGATTTCTCCCGTGCCGACCATGCCAACGAAACACAATTGAACAAGGTCTTATGGGAAAAAACCATGAAGGGCAAAAAAATGCCAAAGCTCAACCAGCAAAACCAATAA
- a CDS encoding DNA-3-methyladenine glycosylase encodes MDERWKGVFKIDPIVPSLPLPKEFYQQPTLELAQSLLGCLLIHQTQEGVLSGYIVETEAYRGPMDRAAHSFGNRRTKRTEIMFSEAGLVYTYTMHTHCLLNIVSAGIDEPEAVLIRAVEPFTGIDEMYKRRKVPVEKNLTNGPGKLTKALGIQMSDYGHPIYEPPLYIAKGNTPAAISAGPRIGIDNTGEAREYPWRYWVTGNRFVSR; translated from the coding sequence ATGGATGAACGTTGGAAAGGAGTTTTTAAAATCGATCCTATAGTCCCGTCTCTGCCTCTTCCAAAGGAATTTTACCAGCAGCCGACACTCGAGCTTGCTCAGTCTCTTCTTGGCTGTTTATTGATCCATCAAACACAGGAGGGTGTGTTATCCGGCTATATTGTCGAGACCGAGGCGTACCGGGGGCCGATGGACCGGGCAGCCCACAGCTTTGGGAATCGGAGGACCAAACGCACTGAGATTATGTTTTCTGAAGCAGGGCTTGTCTACACCTATACGATGCACACGCATTGTTTGCTGAATATTGTCAGTGCAGGAATCGACGAGCCGGAAGCTGTCCTGATCCGGGCAGTGGAGCCTTTTACAGGTATCGATGAGATGTATAAAAGAAGAAAGGTGCCCGTTGAAAAAAATTTAACGAATGGTCCAGGCAAATTGACCAAAGCGCTTGGCATTCAGATGAGCGACTACGGTCATCCCATCTATGAACCGCCTCTTTATATCGCCAAGGGCAATACGCCAGCTGCTATTTCTGCAGGGCCTCGGATAGGCATCGATAACACAGGGGAGGCCAGGGAGTATCCGTGGAGGTATTGGGTAACCGGGAACCGATTTGTGTCGAGGTAA
- a CDS encoding phosphotransferase enzyme family protein: MEKAVDQLFTEEVKKEILSRLQLDPEMKKLGDFENYVFEVYQKGVPQILRVTHSSHRSKEELESELDWIQYLHRNGIHIPNVIESAEGHTVEAFKAGDTHFFASLFEKAAGSGVKAEEAGKEMIIAWGKMIGKMHRITKDYTPPAGIKPRYQWTDNDLLDFEKYFDGEDAHLLEHAREIVRQIGELPANRESFGLIHSDIHLGNFFYDGKEIHVFDFDDACYHYFASDIAIPLYYTATFRDFKGTRAERTAYAKEFMDAFLSGYREENDLPAEYLAAIPLFLKLRDIDLYAVLNKKVAPEDRTERVKEWMLQIKERMEKNEALVDLDFALV; the protein is encoded by the coding sequence ATGGAGAAAGCGGTGGATCAGCTTTTTACAGAGGAAGTGAAAAAAGAGATACTGTCAAGGCTGCAGCTGGACCCTGAAATGAAAAAGCTAGGGGACTTTGAGAATTACGTTTTTGAGGTCTATCAGAAGGGGGTGCCGCAAATTCTGCGGGTTACGCACAGCTCCCATCGTTCAAAGGAAGAGCTTGAATCCGAGCTTGACTGGATTCAGTATTTACATAGAAACGGCATTCATATCCCCAATGTGATTGAGTCTGCAGAGGGCCATACGGTAGAGGCATTCAAAGCAGGAGATACGCATTTTTTTGCCAGTCTTTTCGAAAAAGCTGCCGGAAGCGGTGTGAAAGCTGAAGAGGCAGGCAAAGAGATGATTATCGCCTGGGGAAAAATGATTGGGAAAATGCACCGGATTACTAAGGATTACACTCCGCCAGCCGGAATAAAACCGCGCTACCAGTGGACGGATAATGACTTGCTGGATTTTGAAAAGTATTTTGACGGGGAAGATGCCCACCTGCTGGAGCATGCAAGAGAGATCGTCAGACAGATTGGCGAGCTTCCAGCCAACCGTGAATCGTTTGGCTTAATTCATTCGGATATCCATTTAGGAAACTTTTTTTATGATGGAAAAGAAATTCATGTCTTTGACTTTGATGATGCCTGTTATCATTATTTTGCTTCCGATATTGCCATCCCGCTTTATTACACAGCGACGTTTCGAGACTTCAAGGGGACCAGGGCAGAAAGGACTGCTTATGCAAAGGAGTTTATGGATGCCTTTTTAAGCGGCTATCGGGAGGAAAATGATCTGCCCGCTGAATATTTGGCTGCCATTCCGCTGTTTTTAAAGCTTCGTGATATTGATCTGTATGCGGTTTTAAATAAAAAGGTGGCACCGGAAGACCGGACAGAAAGAGTGAAGGAATGGATGCTGCAGATAAAAGAGAGAATGGAAAAAAATGAGGCGCTCGTTGACTTGGATTTTGCCCTCGTCTAA
- the flaG gene encoding flagellar protein FlaG, translating to MMNRVQGPSASIAVQSNPAQSQNSQGKTADPVSAAPGDKGDGTKNTKENVQKVVDALNKFVSASSTHIQFKFHEKLKEYYVTIVNDQTNQVVQEIPSKKLLDIYAAMNDYLGMIMDKKV from the coding sequence ATGATGAATCGTGTTCAGGGGCCGTCAGCCTCCATTGCCGTTCAATCAAATCCGGCTCAAAGTCAGAACAGCCAGGGAAAAACAGCTGATCCGGTTTCAGCAGCACCCGGGGATAAGGGAGACGGAACCAAAAATACCAAGGAGAATGTCCAAAAAGTAGTGGACGCTCTGAATAAATTTGTTTCTGCTTCCAGCACCCATATTCAGTTCAAGTTTCATGAAAAGCTGAAAGAGTACTACGTAACAATCGTCAATGACCAGACCAATCAGGTGGTCCAGGAAATCCCCTCAAAAAAGCTTCTTGATATCTATGCTGCGATGAACGATTATCTTGGCATGATTATGGATAAGAAGGTGTAG
- the hpf gene encoding ribosome hibernation-promoting factor, HPF/YfiA family translates to MMNYNIRGENIEVTPAIRDYVEKKVGKLERYFIETPNANVHVNLKVYPDKTGKVEITIPMTQLVLRAEESNIDMYAAVDLIVDKLERQIRKHKTKVNRKFREKGDMREYFASSETASTLAEAEEDTDIDLEVVRTKQFDLKPMDSEEAVLQMNMLGHSFFIYTDAETNHTNIVYRRRDGKYGLIETT, encoded by the coding sequence ATGATGAACTACAATATCCGTGGCGAAAACATTGAGGTAACTCCAGCAATTAGGGATTATGTCGAAAAGAAAGTCGGGAAGCTGGAAAGATATTTTATTGAAACCCCAAACGCAAATGTCCATGTAAACTTAAAGGTTTATCCGGATAAGACAGGAAAAGTAGAAATTACGATTCCTATGACGCAGCTCGTTCTCCGCGCAGAAGAATCCAATATTGATATGTATGCAGCAGTGGATTTAATTGTCGATAAATTGGAAAGGCAAATCCGCAAGCACAAAACCAAAGTCAATCGCAAATTCCGTGAAAAAGGCGATATGCGCGAGTACTTCGCATCATCTGAAACGGCCAGTACCCTGGCTGAGGCAGAGGAAGACACAGACATAGACTTGGAGGTTGTGCGCACGAAGCAATTTGACCTGAAACCGATGGATAGTGAGGAAGCCGTCCTGCAAATGAACATGCTGGGCCATAGCTTCTTTATCTATACAGATGCCGAAACCAACCATACGAACATTGTCTATCGACGCCGTGATGGCAAGTATGGATTAATTGAAACAACTTAA